In Hasllibacter sp. MH4015, the following proteins share a genomic window:
- the pdeM gene encoding ligase-associated DNA damage response endonuclease PdeM, with amino-acid sequence MNDLPFTFRGAALAALPSGALHWRDEGVLIVSDLHMGKSERMARRGGPMLPPYEVVETLDRLLADVARTTPRTVICLGDSFDDLAAARATGSAVAERLAPAMAGRRWIWIEGNHDPGPVDIGGEHLAELALGPLVFRHIATPSGAAGEVSGHYHPKARVPVRGGAITRRCLLVDAQRIILPAYGTYTGGLFCHQPELSALMAENAQAILLGPSPVALPMPR; translated from the coding sequence ATGAACGACCTTCCCTTCACTTTCCGCGGCGCGGCGCTTGCGGCACTCCCGTCGGGTGCGCTCCACTGGCGCGACGAAGGTGTGCTGATTGTCAGCGATCTGCATATGGGCAAGTCGGAACGCATGGCGCGGCGCGGTGGTCCGATGTTGCCCCCCTATGAGGTGGTGGAAACGCTGGACCGCCTGCTGGCGGACGTTGCGCGCACAACCCCGCGCACCGTGATCTGCCTTGGCGACAGCTTCGATGATCTGGCCGCCGCCCGCGCGACCGGGTCCGCTGTCGCGGAGCGGCTCGCCCCCGCGATGGCCGGACGCCGTTGGATCTGGATCGAAGGCAACCACGATCCCGGACCGGTCGATATCGGCGGAGAGCATCTGGCAGAGCTTGCACTGGGACCGCTTGTCTTCCGCCACATCGCGACGCCTTCCGGGGCAGCGGGGGAAGTGTCGGGGCATTACCATCCAAAGGCGCGCGTGCCGGTGCGCGGTGGCGCGATTACGCGGCGCTGCCTCTTGGTGGACGCGCAACGCATCATCCTTCCCGCTTATGGCACCTATACCGGCGGATTGTTCTGTCATCAGCCGGAGTTGTCCGCGCTCATGGCGGAAAACGCGCAGGCCATCTTGCTGGGACCCAGCCCCGTCGCCTTACCGATGCCGCGCTAA
- a CDS encoding LytTR family DNA-binding domain-containing protein, with translation MTIKTAGVPQLTYQDWGIRIAIAAIASLLSALVGPFTTYEQFSFVQRLLYWGGLIMGLIVPACYIRKAVFALVPGQMVWVDSLAAFAIALCLGPPVWAFNAFFMEFDVATPIALIEHVVIVWVICLMPVLVRIYMRRGAERVEGHGAPDDTTERPLPTFLRRLDPEIRGDVQSVSANDRQLTVTTDKGTGILRMRFADALEELSELAGARIHRSHWVALAAIQSVEPVGRRHAVTLKTGTVLPVSQNGLAPLREAGWVED, from the coding sequence ATGACGATCAAGACCGCAGGCGTGCCCCAGCTGACATACCAGGATTGGGGCATTCGGATCGCAATCGCAGCCATTGCCAGCCTTCTCTCTGCCCTTGTCGGGCCATTCACGACGTATGAGCAGTTCAGCTTTGTCCAACGGCTCCTGTATTGGGGCGGGCTGATCATGGGGCTGATCGTTCCCGCCTGCTATATCCGCAAGGCCGTGTTTGCCCTGGTGCCGGGGCAGATGGTTTGGGTCGACTCGCTGGCGGCGTTTGCGATTGCCCTTTGCCTTGGTCCACCGGTCTGGGCGTTCAATGCGTTCTTCATGGAATTCGATGTCGCAACGCCGATCGCGCTGATCGAGCATGTCGTGATTGTCTGGGTCATCTGCCTGATGCCGGTTCTGGTTCGGATCTACATGCGGCGCGGTGCCGAGCGGGTGGAGGGGCATGGCGCCCCCGATGACACGACAGAGCGTCCCTTGCCCACGTTCCTGCGCCGACTGGACCCGGAGATCCGCGGCGACGTGCAATCGGTGTCCGCGAACGACCGGCAATTGACGGTCACGACCGACAAGGGCACGGGCATTCTTCGGATGCGGTTCGCCGACGCGCTTGAGGAATTGTCAGAACTGGCGGGCGCTCGCATTCACAGATCCCACTGGGTCGCGCTGGCGGCCATTCAATCGGTGGAGCCGGTGGGACGCCGCCACGCCGTGACTTTGAAGACGGGAACCGTCCTTCCCGTCAGCCAGAATGGTCTGGCCCCGTTGCGAGAGGCCGGTTGGGTCGAGGATTAG
- a CDS encoding PaaI family thioesterase — protein MTPAKAAIEASFAKQGLMRSFKAGIEEIASGRVVLSMPISPAIGQQHGVAHAGASFALGDSASGYAALTLMEPGAEVMTVEMKINLIAPAAGRRLIATGEVVKPGRRLMITRCTVQAEAEDGILRDVALLQGTMIPV, from the coding sequence ATGACACCGGCAAAAGCAGCAATCGAGGCGAGCTTCGCCAAACAGGGTCTCATGCGCAGCTTCAAGGCGGGGATCGAGGAGATTGCAAGCGGCCGTGTCGTCCTGTCGATGCCGATCAGCCCCGCCATCGGGCAGCAGCATGGCGTGGCCCATGCCGGCGCGAGCTTCGCCCTGGGCGACAGCGCCTCGGGCTACGCGGCGCTTACCCTGATGGAGCCGGGCGCCGAGGTCATGACCGTTGAGATGAAGATCAACCTGATCGCACCCGCCGCCGGACGCCGCCTGATCGCGACGGGGGAGGTTGTCAAACCTGGCCGTCGGCTGATGATCACCCGATGCACCGTTCAGGCGGAGGCGGAGGATGGTATCCTCCGCGACGTGGCCCTGTTGCAGGGTACGATGATCCCGGTTTAG